Proteins found in one Larimichthys crocea isolate SSNF chromosome I, L_crocea_2.0, whole genome shotgun sequence genomic segment:
- the aga gene encoding N(4)-(beta-N-acetylglucosaminyl)-L-asparaginase, whose amino-acid sequence MCCCNVHVTFGQSNMFVPLCLVFPALTLLFPRGHASLPLVINTWPFKNATAAAWSTLQSGGSVLDAVEKGCARCETEQCDGSVGYGGSPDESGETTLDAMIMNGDTMEVGAVADLKRIKNAIGVARAVMEKTDHTLLVGESASLFAENMGFIAEDLTTNKSMNIFSQWLKGNCQPNYRKNVFPDPSKSCGPYKPRATLKQTKRKRHANTHSHDTIGMIALDQDGHVAAGTSTNGLTHKVPGRVGDSPIVGAGAYADSSAGGAAATGDGDVMMRFLPSYLAVELMRAGADPSAACKTAISRIKRHYSEFFGAIICANTTGHYGAACNKVPGFSHFHYMVSNTESDTPLLKSVDCF is encoded by the exons ATGTGTTGTTGTAACGTTCATGTAACGTTTGGACAGTCCAACATGTTTGTACCTTTGTGTCTCGTGTTTCCTGCTCTGACGTTACTGTTTCCACGCGGACACGCGTCGCTGCCTCTCGTGATCAATACGTGGCCATTCAAGAATGCGACTGCTGCAG cCTGGAGTACCTTGCAGTCTGGTGGCTCAGTGTTGGATGCGGTGGAGAAAGGCTGTGCCCGCTGTGAAACAGAGCAGTGTGATGGCAGCGTAGGCTATGGTGGGAGTCCAGATGAGTCTGGAGAGACCACGCTGGATGCCATGATCATGAACGG GGATACAATGGAGGTCGGTGCAGTTGCTGATCTGAAAAGAATCAAGAACGCCATCGGAGTAGCAAGAGCTGTGATGGAGAAAACAGATCACACACTGCTAGTAGGAGAGTCAG CTTCTTTGTTTGCTGAAAACATGGGCTTCATCGCAGAAGACCTGACTACCAACAAATCTATGAATATTTTCTCTCAGTGGCTGAAGGGCAACTGCCAACCTAATTATCGaaag AATGTGTTTCCAGATCCTTCCAAGTCCTGTGGACCCTACAAGCCCAGGGCGACACTAAAACAGACCAAGAGGAAACGGCACGCTAATACGCACTCGCACGACACCATAG GGATGATTGCACTAGATCAAGACGGTCACGTGGCTGCTGGTACATCCACCAATGGACTAACTCACAAAGTTCCAGG TCGTGTTGGGGACTCTCCTATCGTTGGAGCAGGGGCCTATGCGGATAGCTCAGCTGGTGGTGCAGCTGCTACTGGAGATGGAGATGTCATGATGCGCTTTCTGCCGAG TTACTTGGCCGTGGAGCTGATGAGGGCTGGGGCAGATCCCTCGGCAGCCTGCAAGACGGCCATTTCCAGAATCAAGAGGCATTACTCAGAATTCTTTGGAGCCATCATCTGTGCTAACACAACAGGCCATTATG gtgcGGCTTGTAACAAAGTCCCCGGCTTCTCCCACTTCCACTACATGGTGTCAAACACAGAGTCAGACACACCACTCTTGAAATCTGTCGACTGCTTTTAA